TCCTCTTTGGAATAAGGTGTCTTTACAAGATCAATTAAGGGATGACCGACAAACTCCACATCCACCCCTGACTTTTTATAAAATTCTACCTCAAAAGGTAAAATAACCAGCATCTTATCCACATATCTTTTGACCTTTTTTATTCTCCACCTTCTCCATGCCCAAATCTGAGGGCTTATATAATAAATAACCGGGATACCTATCTCTTTGGCTGCCTTTGCTAATCTCAGATTAAAATCTGGCAAATCTATAAGAACAATAGATGCGTATTTTTTGCTGAGGAGTTCTTTTTTTATTCCATTAAAAACCCTCTTTAAGAAACGGAGTTTCCCAACGGCCTCAAAAATCCCAACAACGCTGATATCTTCAGCATTAAACAAGGCCTCAACGCCAGCCCCCCTCATTTTTGGACCGGCCACTCCCTTTATCTTAAGATCAGGTCTTAATTGAGAAATGGCTTTAGCCAGCTCACTTCCATAGAGATCGCCTGAGCCCTCTCCAGCTACAATCATCAGGTTCAACTTACCCTTTTTCCTCCTCCTTTGAGTCATCCACTATAATAATCGATACTCCTGCCTTATCTGCCATGGAAATCACTTGGTCTATATCCATAATATATATTTTTTTGAACTCTAATGCTAAGACGGATGCTTTATATTTAATCATTCTCTTTAGGGTCTCTATGCCAATTGCTGGTACATCCATGCGGAAATCATCCTTGATTCTGCTTACCTTTATGACAACCGCATTCTTTTCTACTAGGGAACAACCACGCTTAATAGTCTCATCTGTTCCTTCAATCGCTTCCACTGCTAGGATTGCCTGGTTTTTTACAACGATGGTTTCTCCGATATCTAATTTTGCAACTTCTTTTGCTAAAGACAAACCATATTTTATGTCCATCCATTCTTTCTCTGTCGGTTCTCTTTTGGTTAACACCCCTTTTGGGGGAAATAATTCGTCGAGGAAAAATCTCTGATCCATAATATTTAAACCTTCTTGCTTAAAGATCTTAGCAATGCCAGACATAAGTGTATCATCATTCTTATTTATAATTTCCTTAAGAAACTTTAGAGCCTTCAGGTCAAAACCTAACTTATCAAAGATAACCTTCTTGTTAATCCTTCCAATGATGATAATATCCTTTACCCCCTCACTCTTTAGGGTATTTAAGATCTTCTTAGACTCTCCAATTCCTAGGTGATGGATTTTATCAGAATAGGGGGATAATGTCTTTTTTAGATATTTACTTAGAACAATCGTGGTTAAAGAAAATCCTCTCGCCTTGGCAGACCTTGCAACTTTTATGGGAAGTTCGCCTTCTCCGGCAATCAAACCGATCTTATTTTGCACAATATTCACTACAAATAATTCCCGTTAATTTGGAATGAATTAAGATTCTTTGAATTCAATCCTGTTTTTTTTAAATTTTTCAATGATCTCTAAAGCCACGTTTAAGGAATGAAGCTCTCTTTCAATAGAAGCCGAATTTTCCTTTTTGTTGTTCAAATGGTTCGTCACACAATCAATCAGATGTTTTATCTCCAGCTTCAAAGGGTTTTCTTTATGAACAAATATCCTTTCAATAAACGACTCCTGTTTGTATCTGAGCTCTTCTTTGGTAAGGGTGTGTTCTGAAGAAGCCTGTCTGTGGATATGAATATCTTGATCTGTATAATCTAGAAATATATAGGCATCCTTTTGGGTTATTGCCAGTGTTCTTATCTTGTTTTGGGTGGCACGGCTCGCAACAATATTTGCGATACAGCCATTCTCAAAACGTATCTGGACATTCGCAAGATCTTCATGTCCTGAAAAAACAGAAACACCCATGGCATTTATCTCTTTTATCTTTGAGTCTACAAGATCGAGTATGATATCGATGTCATGAATCATTAAATCTAAAACAACACCATCATTCTCAACCCTTAGATCATAGGGCCCTAATCGTCTTGAATCAATAAATATAGGATTTGAAACGATCTTTTTCAGTTCCTGAACTGCTCCGTTAAACCTTTCTACATGGCCAACATTTAATACGACACCACTTTGTTCAGCAATCTTAAAAAGTTCTTTCGCCTCTTCCGGGTTCTTTGTTATAGGCTTTTCTAATAATACATGAATTTTTTCTTTCAAAAAATCTTTTGCGATTTTGTAATGAGACTTAGTAGGCACGGCAATGCTCACTATATCTAATTTACCAAATAATTCTCTATAATCTGTATACGCTGTGGTATTGTATCTCTTTGCTATCTCTTCTGCTCTCTCTTTATTTATATCTGCAATACCTACCAGTTCCACATTAAAAAGCTCGGAATAGACCCCGACATGATAGCTTCCCATACGTCCAACACCAACAACGCCTGCCTTTATATGATTAACATCTATCATGACTCACTCCTCTGTTCAAGCACATATGCCCCGCTCACTCTTTTCTATAAATTCTATCAAATGGGCAATCTCCTTCTCCATTTTTATCTCTTCTTTAATCTTTTCCAATGCCTGAGATGTATTAAGATTAGAATGATAGAGAACTTTGTAAGCCTTTTTGATATTATTTCGAGTCTCTTGACTTATACCTGCCCTTCTTAATCCTACAACATTCACAGCCCGTATTCTTGAGGGGTTTCCCTCTGCAATAAAATAAGGAGGAATATCTTTAACCACTCTTGAAGTCCCGCTAACCATAGCTAAAGTTCCAATTCTTACGAATTGATGGATAGCTGTATGACCGCCAATAACTACTCTGTCCTCTACGGTCACGTGACCCGAAATCCCTACAAAACTTGTTATGATCACATGGCTCCCAATAAGACAATCATGACCAACATGGGAATAGGCCATAAAGAAGTTATTGTGACCGATACATGTTGTCTCTCTTTCTTTGCATGATCTATGTATGGTAACAAATTCTCTAATAATATTGTAATTACCTATTCTAACATATGATTTTTCGCCTTTATAACCCATATGCTGAGGCGCTTCTCCAAGAACAGCACCAGAACTTATCTGACAGTTTTCCCCTATTTCAGTCCAGCCTTTAATGACAACATTCGAATCGATTTTTGTTCCCCTGCCTATCCTCACATTTTCGCCAATAACAGAATAGGGGCCTATGGAGACATCAGAATCAATCTCTGCTCTCTTATGAACAGAAGCAAGTTTATCAATCATTTTTATCCATAAAATCCTTTACCCAAAAGTTTTATATATCAGTCCCCAATCATTGCCTGCACTTCTGCCTCAGCAACCAAATTATCATCTACATAAGCATTCCCTTTAAGACGCCATATCTTTCCTCTATGCTTCAACACCTCCATTTCAAACCTTATCTGGTCCCCTGGTACCACAGGTCTTCTAAATTTTGCCTTATCGATACCCATAAAATAGGCTACCTTTGTCTCTTCCCTTCCCATGGACTCCATGGCAAGAATACCGGCAACCTGCGCCATCGCCTCGATAATCAGAACTCCTGGCATTACGGGAATCCCAGGGAAATGACCAGTAAAAAAGGGCTCATTTATGGTCACATTCTTTATACCGACAATGCGCTTATCCTTTTCTAATTCTAATATTCTATCAACAAGTAAAAAGGGAAACCTGTGGGGCAGATACTTTTGTATCTCTTTTTGACCTAACATATCACACTCCTCTTTAACATGATTTATTGAATTTTATAATAACCACTTTTTTACAAATTTTATTTTTTATCCTTTTCTATCTTTGATATTTTCTTACCGAGTTCTTTTAATGACTTAACAAATTCCGGCAATCTGGGTAAGAGGACATGGACCTTTCTCCACGAACTGTGATCCATGGAGGGGGAACCAGACTGAATGGATTTAGGAGGAATATCGTGGGTGATTCCGGATTGAGCAATTACAATAGAATGATCCCCTATCTTCACATGATCCACCACACCAACCTGACCGGCAAGAACTACATGATCCCCAATCTCGCAGCTTCCAGAAATACCTGTTTGAGAGGCTATAATCGTATTTTTACCGATACTGACATTATGAGCCAGATGAATGAGATTATCTATCTTTGTCCCTTTCTTTACAATTGTCTTGCCAAGATTTGCCCTATCAATACATACATTTGCTCCTATCTCAACATCATCCTCTATGCACACACTTCCAACATGGGGTATTTTATAATAACTCTCATCATCCAACTTTACAAATCCAAAACCATCGCTTCCGATTACTGTGCCGCTGTGGATAATAACATTTTTCCCAATCCTTACATTTTCATATATGCTGACATTTGGATAGATTACAGTGTCATCTCCAATCCTGCAGTTATCACCAACGAATACCCCTGCATACAGTATCACTCTATCACCGAGCTCTACATCACTTCCTATATAAACATGGGGAAAGATGGTTATATCTTTCCCCATCTTTACATTCTTCTTTATTATCGCATTCTTATCGATTCCTTTTGGACAGGGTTTTTTCGGATAGAATATTTCGAGAAGCTTTGCAAAGGCGAGATAGGGATTCTCTACAATAATTGAGGGGATGGGAATATCAAGATCTTTATCTGTGATTATAGCAGATGCCTTACAATGCTTAAGCTCCTTGATATATCTCTTATCAGACAAAAAAGTAATATCACCTTTTTTAGCTTCCTTTATTCCTGATATGCCCTTGATCTCAATGTGAGGCTCGCCCTTTAAATCTCCTTTAATTAATTCACAAACCTTCTCCAGCTTCATAAATATCTTTTATAAACTATTTCTTTTTTTTATGCTGTTCGTTGTATATTTTTGTTATTTTATCGGTAATATCCATATCTTGAGAATAAAAGAATAATCCTGACCTGCTTCCAAGAATGAGACTAAATTTATCCTTTCTTCCTACATCAACTATTATTCTGCCAATATCTTTTATCATCTTTTGACTCAGTTCATCCCCTTTCCTCTTTATCTCCGCCTCTGCATCATTTGCATATCTCTTTAGCTCTCTTAATTCTCGTCTATACTCGGCCTCTTTCTCCTTTCTTACAGACTCACTCAAAACCAAACTCTTTTTATTTAACTCATCTCGAAGCTTTTTTGCCTCTGCCTCCCTCTCTCTAATTATCTTCTGTGTCTTTACGATTTCTTTTTCGATAAACTCTCTCGCCTCTTTTCCCCTCAAAGAGTCATTCATAACTCTATCAAGATCGACTACAGCAATCTTAAGAGAAGAATCTGCAAAAGCCAACCCCGAGGATAAAACACTAACAAAAAAATAAAAAAATATTACTTTTAGCAAAGATGAGGATTTCATAGATAGAGAACTCCTTATTATATTTTTTTAAGTTATAAGGCGCCCGCTCCCATTTTAAAGTGAAACTCACCTGGGCTTTCACCAGGTTTTTGGTCTAATTTAATGCCGTAATCAAAACCCATCGGTCCGATAGGTGTAAAAAGTCTGATGCCAGCACCTATAGCACTCCTTAAATTAAAGGGATCAAAATCCTTGATATCACTGTATACGTTTCCAGCATCTAAAAATCCAATCCCCGTTATATTCATTTGATTAACGAGAGGGTAACGAAGCTCTGAACTCCACAAAAATCGAGAGTCACCACCAACGGCCTCGCCACCTTCTTGTGGACCTACCTCATTATACGTAAAGCCCCTTATTGTTCCTGATCCACCAGCAAAAAAGCGCTCAAATATAGGGAGCTCTTCACCACCAAGGCCTTGAGCAAACCCGCCCTGTACGAATTGACCAAATACGAGCCTTTTTTTCTTCCAAACAGGGATATATTTTCTCGTTCCTACAATAGCTCTATAAAATTCATTATTACCCCCTAAGGGCCCGCCAGCGAATTCTGTACTAAAAAAAGTTCGGCTCCCTCTTGTAGGAGCAAATCTCCTATCGCGTGTATCCCTCACTATTGCTGGCATAATACTACTCGTCATCGTG
This sequence is a window from Nitrospinota bacterium. Protein-coding genes within it:
- the lpxD gene encoding UDP-3-O-(3-hydroxymyristoyl)glucosamine N-acyltransferase gives rise to the protein MKLEKVCELIKGDLKGEPHIEIKGISGIKEAKKGDITFLSDKRYIKELKHCKASAIITDKDLDIPIPSIIVENPYLAFAKLLEIFYPKKPCPKGIDKNAIIKKNVKMGKDITIFPHVYIGSDVELGDRVILYAGVFVGDNCRIGDDTVIYPNVSIYENVRIGKNVIIHSGTVIGSDGFGFVKLDDESYYKIPHVGSVCIEDDVEIGANVCIDRANLGKTIVKKGTKIDNLIHLAHNVSIGKNTIIASQTGISGSCEIGDHVVLAGQVGVVDHVKIGDHSIVIAQSGITHDIPPKSIQSGSPSMDHSSWRKVHVLLPRLPEFVKSLKELGKKISKIEKDKK
- the fabZ gene encoding 3-hydroxyacyl-ACP dehydratase FabZ, whose amino-acid sequence is MLGQKEIQKYLPHRFPFLLVDRILELEKDKRIVGIKNVTINEPFFTGHFPGIPVMPGVLIIEAMAQVAGILAMESMGREETKVAYFMGIDKAKFRRPVVPGDQIRFEMEVLKHRGKIWRLKGNAYVDDNLVAEAEVQAMIGD
- a CDS encoding Gfo/Idh/MocA family oxidoreductase, translated to MIDVNHIKAGVVGVGRMGSYHVGVYSELFNVELVGIADINKERAEEIAKRYNTTAYTDYRELFGKLDIVSIAVPTKSHYKIAKDFLKEKIHVLLEKPITKNPEEAKELFKIAEQSGVVLNVGHVERFNGAVQELKKIVSNPIFIDSRRLGPYDLRVENDGVVLDLMIHDIDIILDLVDSKIKEINAMGVSVFSGHEDLANVQIRFENGCIANIVASRATQNKIRTLAITQKDAYIFLDYTDQDIHIHRQASSEHTLTKEELRYKQESFIERIFVHKENPLKLEIKHLIDCVTNHLNNKKENSASIERELHSLNVALEIIEKFKKNRIEFKES
- a CDS encoding OmpH family outer membrane protein, translating into MAFADSSLKIAVVDLDRVMNDSLRGKEAREFIEKEIVKTQKIIREREAEAKKLRDELNKKSLVLSESVRKEKEAEYRRELRELKRYANDAEAEIKRKGDELSQKMIKDIGRIIVDVGRKDKFSLILGSRSGLFFYSQDMDITDKITKIYNEQHKKKK
- the lpxI gene encoding UDP-2,3-diacylglucosamine diphosphatase LpxI (LpxI, functionally equivalent to LpxH, replaces it in LPS biosynthesis in a minority of bacteria.) gives rise to the protein MNIVQNKIGLIAGEGELPIKVARSAKARGFSLTTIVLSKYLKKTLSPYSDKIHHLGIGESKKILNTLKSEGVKDIIIIGRINKKVIFDKLGFDLKALKFLKEIINKNDDTLMSGIAKIFKQEGLNIMDQRFFLDELFPPKGVLTKREPTEKEWMDIKYGLSLAKEVAKLDIGETIVVKNQAILAVEAIEGTDETIKRGCSLVEKNAVVIKVSRIKDDFRMDVPAIGIETLKRMIKYKASVLALEFKKIYIMDIDQVISMADKAGVSIIIVDDSKEEEKG
- the lpxA gene encoding acyl-ACP--UDP-N-acetylglucosamine O-acyltransferase, which codes for MIDKLASVHKRAEIDSDVSIGPYSVIGENVRIGRGTKIDSNVVIKGWTEIGENCQISSGAVLGEAPQHMGYKGEKSYVRIGNYNIIREFVTIHRSCKERETTCIGHNNFFMAYSHVGHDCLIGSHVIITSFVGISGHVTVEDRVVIGGHTAIHQFVRIGTLAMVSGTSRVVKDIPPYFIAEGNPSRIRAVNVVGLRRAGISQETRNNIKKAYKVLYHSNLNTSQALEKIKEEIKMEKEIAHLIEFIEKSERGICA